The proteins below are encoded in one region of Sedimentibacter sp. zth1:
- a CDS encoding DUF134 domain-containing protein, with translation MARPRKWRKVCSLPENNFFGPMNCEQFDDMIIMTVDEYETIRLIDYQDFTQEECSQYMKIARTTVQQIYTNARKKIAQSIVDGKVLKIFGGDYQLCDGNEDFCGCRGCHKRQRYKNLDTK, from the coding sequence ATGGCTAGACCTAGGAAATGGCGAAAAGTCTGTAGTTTACCTGAAAACAATTTTTTTGGACCAATGAACTGTGAACAATTTGATGATATGATAATTATGACTGTTGATGAGTATGAAACAATTAGATTAATTGACTATCAAGATTTTACACAAGAGGAATGCAGTCAATACATGAAAATTGCCCGTACTACTGTTCAACAAATATATACCAATGCTAGGAAAAAAATAGCTCAAAGTATCGTTGATGGTAAGGTATTGAAAATATTTGGCGGTGATTACCAATTATGTGATGGTAACGAGGACTTTTGTGGATGCAGAGGTTGTCATAAACGTCAACGCTATAAGAATTTAGACACTAAATAA